The Papio anubis isolate 15944 chromosome 1, Panubis1.0, whole genome shotgun sequence genome window below encodes:
- the LOC101023913 gene encoding late cornified envelope protein 1C, translating into MSCQQSQQQCQPPPKCTPKCPPKCPAPKCPPKCPPKCPPVSSCCSVSSGGCCGSSSGGCCGSSSGGCCSSGGGGCCLSHHRRRRSHCHRPQSSDCCSQPSGGSSCCGGGSGQHSGGCC; encoded by the coding sequence ATGTCCTGCCAGCAGAGCCAGCAGCAGTGCCAGCCCCCTCCCAAGTGCACCCCCAAGTGCCCTCCCAAGTGCCCCGCCCCTAAATGCCCCCCAAAGTGTCCCCCTAAGTGCCCTCCAGTCTCTTCCTGCTGCAGTGTCAGCTCCGGAGGCTGCTGTGGCTCCAGCTCTGGGGGCTGCTGTGGCTCCAGCTCTGGGGGCTGCTGCAGCTCTGGGGGTGGTGGCTGCTGCCTGAGCCACCACAGGCGCCGCAGGTCCCACTGCCACAGACCCCAGAGCTCTGACTGCTGCAGCCAGCCCTCAGGGGGATCCAGCTGCTGTGGAGGGGGCAGTGGCCAGCACTCTGGAGGCTGCTGCTGA